The proteins below come from a single Aegilops tauschii subsp. strangulata cultivar AL8/78 chromosome 6, Aet v6.0, whole genome shotgun sequence genomic window:
- the LOC141025502 gene encoding wall-associated receptor kinase 5-like, translating to MVTSSVSIAAAALVLLISAKAVAAGDPPMMIGLPGCDTSCGDVSVPYPFGMGPSRCYRPGFKLTCDNDGSKPPRLLLGDGSAGTFEVDRISLDNSWMRVVSHGLQAINMSGRSGRWSLGETAGGVMYFLRPRSNEFILTGCNVQAMLLRKGNLVSGCASFCPPLSDRRFAGYVPGHGPNSTCSNIGCCQSSIIGNSMPYGVSYDVYVNGLKGIQRNDTKRYTTVKNVLLIAKVGWLKENNLKVVMKFTYKNSSNWRRKADQLRVPVVLQWAVAHDVPVYNFSRKCPYDVKRSICKSTNSKCKDDKYCKDRGAYSCQCKKGYQGNPYLTGGCQGNELPGSFRCRCPAGTHGNYTLPGGCVHKGNLRLIIGLSVASGPCILLLVLGALLITRALKQRKADALRWKFFSQNRGQLLKQLVSHRADIGERMIISLEELVKATNNFDQTRRLGEGGHGTVYKGILSDLHVVAIKKSNIVVKREIDEFINEVAILSQINHRNIVRLRGCCLETEVPLLAYEFISNGTLSDHLHRPEPGSLPWKDRLRITSEISKALAYLHSAVSVPVIHRDIKPSNILLDDALTAKVSDFGASRYIQVDQAGTTTAVQGTIGYLDPMYYYNGRLTESSDVYSFGVLLVELLTRRKPSLYRSTEGDGLVMQFVALLAEGNLPKILDPQVVEEGGSEVNEVATLAVACVKLGAEERPTMRQVEMELEALQATKEIVLADLVEEIDEVYVATGYPSTSQQAKKKQKETSRCYSQEEEFLLSATFPR from the exons ATGGTAACCAGCAGTGTATCCATTGCGGCAGCGGCGCTGGTGCTGCTGATCTCGGCAAAAGCCGTCGCCGCAGGGGATCCGCCGATGATGATCGGGCTGCCGGGCTGCGACACCAGCTGTGGCGACGTGAGTGTGCCGTACCCGTTCGGCATGGGGCCGAGCAGGTGCTACAGGCCAGGGTTCAAGCTCACCTGCGACAATGACGGAAGCAAGCCCCCGCGGCTGCTCCTCGGCGACGGCAGCGCTGGCACATTCGAGGTCGACCGCATCTCCCTGGACAACAGCTGGATGCGCGTCGTCAGCCATGGACTGCAAGCCATCAACATGAGTGGTCGCTCCGGTCGGTGGAGCCTCGGTGAGACCGCCGGCGGGGTGATGTACTTCCTGCGTCCGAGGTCCAACGAGTTCATACTGACGGGCTGCAACGTGCAGGCGATGTTGCTGCGAAAGGGTAACCTCGTCAGCGGCTGCGCCTCTTTCTGCCCTCCTCTCTCTGATCGTCGATTTGCCGGATATGTTCCGGGGCATGGCCCCAACTCTACCTGCTCCAACATCGGTTGCTGCCAGTCGTCCATCATCGGTAACAGCATGCCCTACGGCGTGTCCTACGATGTCTACGTCAATGGGCTCAAGGGCATCCAGCGCAATGACACGAAGCGCTATACAACGGTGAAGAACGTACTGCTCATCGCCAAGGTGGGCTGGTTAAAGGAGAACAACCTGAAAGTGGTTATGAAATTTACCTACAAGAATAGTAGTAACTGGCGGCGGAAGGCTGATCAGCTCAGGGTCCCTGTGGTCCTCCAGTGGGCCGTGGCGCACGACGTCCCAGTGTATAATTTTTCGCGCAAATGCCCCTATGACGTAAAGCGGAGCATCTGCAAGAGCACCAACAGCAAATGCAAGGATGACAAGTATTGTAAGGACAGGGGAGCCTATTCCTGCCAGTGCAAGAAGGGCTACCAAGGCAACCCTTACCTCACCGGCGGATGCCAAGGTAAC GAATTGCCGGGGTCGTTTCGTTGCCGGTGCCCGGCAGGAACACATGGCAACTATACCCTACCTGGTGGCTGCGTCCACAAAG GTAACTTGCGTTTAATCATTGGTCTCTCGGTTGCAAGTGGACCATGCATTTTACTGTTGGTTCTTGGTGCACTCCTAATAACCCGTGCTCTTAAGCAACGCAAGGCTGATGCATTGAGATGGAAGTTCTTTAGTCAGAACCGTGGGCAACTATTGAAGCAGTTGGTATCTCACAGGGCAGATATCGGAGAGAGGATGATCATTTCATTAGAAGAGCTAGTGAAGGCTACCAACAATTTTGATCAAACTCGCAGGCTCGGTGAAGGAGGGCATGGCACCGTCTACAAGGGGATCTTGTCGGACCTGCATGTTGTGGCCATCAAGAAATCAAATATTGTTGTCAAGAGAGAAATCGACGAGTTCATAAATGAGGTTGCCATACTCTCACAAATCAACCATAGAAATATTGTGAGGCTCCGTGGGTGTTGCCTCGAGACAGAAGTCCCTTTATTGGCTTATGAGTTCATTTCCAATGGAACACTCAGTGATCATCTTCACAGGCCAGAACCAGGATCGCTTCCTTGGAAAGATAGGTTGAGGATCACAAGTGAAATAAGCAAAGCTCTCGCTTACCTTCACTCTGCTGTTTCAGTCCCAGTAATACATAGAGATATCAAGCCTTCCAACATACTTCTTGACGATGCATTGACAGCAAAAGTTTCAGACTTTGGAGCTTCAAGATACATTCAAGTGGATCAAGCAGGAACAACAACTGCAGTGCAAGGAACTATAGGGTACTTAGACCCTATGTATTATTATAATGGGCGCCTCACAGAAAGTAGTGATGTTTATAGCTTTGGAGTCCTTCTTGTTGAATTGCTTACTAGGAGGAAGCCATCTTTGTATAGATCCACCGAAGGCGATGGACTTGTCATGCAATTTGTGGCACTACTTGCAGAAGGTAATCTGCCCAAAATATTAGATCCGCAAGTTGTAGAGGAGGGGGGTAGCGAAGTGAACGAAGTTGCTACTCTAGCTGTGGCGTGTGTGAAACTAGGAGCAGAGGAGCGGCCAACCATGAGGCAAGTGGAGATGGAACTTGAAGCTCTCCAAGCAACCAAGGAGATTGTCTTGGCTGATTTGGTAGAAGAAATAGATGAGGTGTATGTAGCAACGGGCTATCCCTCGACCAGCCAACAAgcaaagaaaaaacaaaaagaaacaagCAGGTGTTATAGCCAAGAAGAAGAATTCCTGTTGTCCGCGACATTCCCTCGATAG